One genomic window of Lepeophtheirus salmonis chromosome 5, UVic_Lsal_1.4, whole genome shotgun sequence includes the following:
- the LOC121118532 gene encoding uncharacterized protein, with translation MSIEDVSEHVVPSGVLSSDETVEIFVNISSLQKNQIKGKYLPWISHDYVLYDENVTLCPADYRYSSSIKINVTEVVILGYITIFSSFDVVIITISKDGRNIFNVRGRNNRRNYLQKIRHQNVYVEFLLKPESEYTLSVSTNCFRHFIANKTPSSSSTFKIEPNFRHNCITAIQYFVFENKK, from the exons CTTCGGGTGTCTTGAGCTCCGACGAAACTGTAgaaatatttgtgaatatatcctcattacaaaaaaatcaaattaaag GAAAATACTTACCTTGGATATCTCATGACTATGTTCTATACGACGAAAATGTAACACTTTGTCCTGCCGATTATCGTTATTCCAGTTCAATTAAGATAAACGTTACTGAAGTTGTAATATTAGGCTATATCACAATATTTTCATCCTTTGATGTTGTGATCATAACTATTTCTAAAGATGGGAGAAATATTTTCAACGTTCGTGGTCGAAACAATAGGAggaattatttgcaaaaaataagacATCAGAATGTTTACGTTGAATTCCTTCTTAAGCCAGAGAGCGAATATACATTATCCGTGTCAACTAATTGTTTTCGACATTTTATAGCTAATAAAACTCCTTCATcttcttctacatttaaaatcgAACCAAATTTTCGTCATAATTGTATAACAGCCATacagtattttgtttttgaaaataaaaagtga